A genomic stretch from Spongiibacter nanhainus includes:
- the purD gene encoding phosphoribosylamine--glycine ligase: MNILIIGSGGREHALAWKAAQSPQVDKVFVAPGNAGTALDEGIENVDIGVGDFAALAEFAGNNDVELTIVGPEAPLVDGVVDYFSERNLPCFGPSKGAAQLEGSKAFTKDFLARHNIPTAEYQNFTELEPALAYLREKGAPIVVKADGLAAGKGVIVAETLEQAEDAVKDMLSGNAFGDAGCRVVIEEFLTGEEASFIVIVDGEHVLPMATSQDHKRVGNGDTGPNTGGMGAYSPAPVVTPEIDQRIMEEVILPTVKGMAEEGNRYVGFLYAGLMIAPDGTPKVIEYNCRFGDPETQPIMMRLQSDLVQMCQAALAGDLDQASADWDPRPSVGVVMAAGGYPASYDKGDAITGIPAETPTCKVFHAGTTLDGDTLVTSGGRVLCVTALGNTVSEAQRIAYENLKQIQWRDAYYRDDIAYRAIAREADA; the protein is encoded by the coding sequence ATGAACATTCTGATTATTGGTTCTGGTGGTCGCGAGCATGCGCTGGCCTGGAAGGCGGCGCAGTCGCCGCAGGTCGATAAGGTGTTTGTGGCGCCGGGCAATGCCGGTACCGCGCTGGACGAGGGCATCGAGAACGTCGATATCGGTGTAGGTGATTTTGCCGCGCTGGCAGAGTTTGCCGGCAACAACGATGTCGAGCTAACCATTGTCGGCCCCGAGGCGCCGCTGGTAGATGGCGTGGTGGATTACTTTAGCGAGCGCAACCTGCCCTGTTTTGGTCCCAGCAAGGGCGCGGCGCAGCTGGAGGGCTCCAAGGCCTTTACCAAAGACTTTCTCGCCCGCCACAACATTCCCACCGCCGAGTATCAGAATTTTACCGAGCTTGAACCGGCCCTGGCTTACCTGCGTGAAAAAGGCGCCCCCATCGTGGTGAAGGCCGATGGCCTGGCCGCCGGTAAAGGGGTAATCGTTGCAGAAACGCTGGAGCAGGCCGAAGATGCGGTGAAGGACATGCTGTCCGGCAATGCCTTTGGCGATGCCGGCTGCCGGGTGGTGATCGAGGAATTTCTGACTGGCGAGGAAGCCAGCTTTATCGTGATTGTCGATGGCGAGCACGTGCTGCCCATGGCCACCAGCCAGGACCACAAGCGGGTTGGCAATGGCGACACTGGCCCTAACACCGGCGGTATGGGCGCCTATTCCCCCGCCCCGGTGGTGACGCCAGAAATCGACCAACGCATCATGGAGGAGGTCATTTTGCCCACCGTCAAAGGCATGGCCGAAGAAGGCAATCGCTATGTGGGCTTTCTCTATGCCGGCCTAATGATTGCGCCGGATGGTACCCCCAAGGTGATCGAATACAATTGCCGCTTTGGCGACCCCGAGACCCAGCCCATCATGATGCGCCTTCAGTCTGACCTTGTGCAGATGTGCCAGGCCGCCCTGGCCGGTGACCTGGATCAAGCCAGCGCCGACTGGGACCCTCGCCCCTCCGTAGGTGTAGTGATGGCAGCCGGCGGTTATCCCGCCAGTTACGACAAAGGCGATGCCATTACCGGTATTCCGGCAGAAACCCCAACCTGCAAGGTCTTCCATGCCGGCACCACACTCGATGGCGACACCCTGGTGACCAGTGGCGGCCGGGTGCTGTGTGTCACTGCGCTGGGCAATACCGTCAGCGAGGCACAAAGGATTGCCTATGAGAATCTCAAGCAGATACAGTGGCGGGATGCCTACTATCGCGACGACATTGCCTACCGCGCCATCGCCCGGGAAGCCGACGCCTAA
- the purH gene encoding bifunctional phosphoribosylaminoimidazolecarboxamide formyltransferase/IMP cyclohydrolase has protein sequence MSTPSPRPVKRALISVSDKTGIVDFARRLNAMGVALLSTGGTFRMLNDNGIAVTEVSDYTGFPEMMDGRVKTLHPKVHGGILGRRGTDDSVMAEHGIDAIDMVVVNLYPFEATVANPDCTLEDAVENIDIGGPTMVRAAAKNHRDVAIVVNASDYDSILQELEANQGSLSMDTRFDLAIKAYEHTASYDGAIANYFGRLVPGGSDKFPRTFNSQFVKAQEMRYGENPHQDSAFYVEAKASEASIATARQLQGKELSYNNIADTDAALECVKSFSDPACVIVKHANPCGVAVSNDGILAAYDQAFATDPESAFGGIIAFNRELDGATAKAICERQFVEVIIAPTVSDDAVAAVAEKKNVRLLACGQWQSSQPAFDYKRVNGGLLVQDRDLGMVGADDLKIVTQRQPTAEEIADLLFTWKVAKFVKSNAIVYGKGGRTIGVGAGQMSRVNSARIAAIKAEHAGLEVKGACMASDAFFPFRDGIDNAAKVGISCVIQPGGSIRDEEVIAAADEHGMAMVFTGMRHFRH, from the coding sequence ATGAGCACCCCATCTCCCCGCCCCGTTAAACGCGCCCTGATCAGCGTCTCGGACAAGACCGGCATTGTCGACTTTGCCCGCCGCCTTAACGCCATGGGTGTGGCGCTGCTGTCCACCGGCGGCACCTTTCGCATGCTGAATGACAACGGCATCGCCGTCACCGAGGTGTCTGATTACACCGGTTTTCCGGAAATGATGGACGGTCGGGTCAAGACCCTGCACCCCAAAGTGCACGGCGGTATTCTCGGCCGGCGGGGTACCGACGACAGCGTGATGGCCGAACACGGCATCGACGCCATCGACATGGTGGTGGTCAACCTCTACCCCTTTGAAGCCACCGTCGCCAACCCCGACTGCACTCTGGAAGACGCCGTAGAGAACATCGATATTGGCGGCCCCACCATGGTTCGCGCCGCGGCAAAGAACCACCGCGACGTGGCCATCGTGGTGAACGCCAGCGACTACGACAGCATCCTGCAAGAACTGGAAGCCAACCAGGGCAGCTTGAGCATGGACACCCGCTTTGACCTGGCCATCAAAGCCTACGAACACACCGCCAGCTACGACGGCGCCATTGCCAACTACTTTGGCCGTCTGGTCCCCGGCGGCAGCGACAAATTCCCCCGCACCTTCAACAGCCAGTTCGTTAAAGCCCAGGAGATGCGCTACGGCGAAAACCCCCACCAGGATTCGGCCTTCTACGTGGAAGCTAAAGCCAGCGAGGCCAGTATTGCCACCGCCCGCCAGCTACAGGGTAAGGAGCTGTCCTACAACAACATCGCCGACACCGATGCCGCACTGGAGTGCGTGAAATCCTTTAGCGATCCGGCCTGTGTCATCGTCAAGCACGCCAACCCCTGTGGGGTCGCGGTCTCCAACGACGGCATTCTGGCGGCCTATGATCAGGCCTTTGCCACTGACCCCGAGTCGGCCTTTGGCGGCATCATCGCCTTTAACCGGGAGCTGGATGGCGCCACCGCCAAAGCCATCTGTGAGCGCCAGTTTGTCGAGGTGATCATCGCACCGACGGTCAGCGACGACGCCGTTGCCGCAGTAGCAGAGAAGAAAAACGTCCGCCTGCTGGCCTGTGGTCAATGGCAAAGCAGCCAACCCGCCTTTGATTACAAGCGGGTCAACGGCGGTCTGCTGGTGCAGGATCGCGACCTGGGTATGGTAGGCGCCGACGATCTTAAAATCGTCACCCAGCGCCAGCCCACCGCCGAGGAAATCGCCGACCTGCTGTTTACCTGGAAGGTGGCCAAGTTCGTTAAATCCAACGCCATCGTCTACGGCAAGGGCGGCCGCACCATCGGTGTGGGCGCCGGCCAGATGAGCCGGGTCAACTCAGCCAGAATCGCGGCCATCAAGGCCGAGCACGCGGGCCTGGAAGTGAAAGGTGCCTGCATGGCCTCGGACGCATTCTTCCCCTTCCGGGACGGCATCGACAATGCCGCCAAGGTGGGCATCAGCTGCGTGATTCAGCCCGGCGGCTCGATCCGGGACGAGGAAGTGATTGCGGCCGCAGATGAGCATGGAATGGCGATGGTGTTCACCGGTATGCGCCATTTCCGCCACTAA
- the dusB gene encoding tRNA dihydrouridine synthase DusB, with amino-acid sequence MIHIGPHKLDARAVLAPMAGITDQPFRRLCREYGAGLTVSEMLIGNSDLWHTRKSALRLASTDNSGLRAIQIAGADPAMMADAARRCQAAGADIIDINMGCPAKKVCKRAAGSALLREPQLVATILQAVVAAVDVPVTLKIRTGWSPEQRNGIDIARLAEDSGIQSLAVHGRTRACRFNGRAEYDTIAAIKQSVSIPVWANGDITSAEQAARVLHHTGADGVMIGRGAQGRPWLFREINHYLQTGQHAPKASMAEQGAVLLRHLGDMHHFYGDHQGLRIARKHCSWYLDELDSDKAFRREFNRLDSAAAQLDAVHGFFEQHARLRQDRAA; translated from the coding sequence ATGATCCACATCGGTCCTCACAAGCTCGATGCGCGCGCCGTTTTGGCACCCATGGCTGGTATCACCGACCAGCCATTCAGGCGCCTGTGCCGGGAATATGGCGCCGGCCTGACCGTGTCGGAAATGCTGATCGGCAACAGCGACCTTTGGCATACCCGCAAAAGCGCCCTGCGTCTAGCCAGCACCGACAACAGCGGCCTGCGAGCCATACAGATTGCCGGCGCTGACCCGGCGATGATGGCGGACGCCGCCCGCCGCTGCCAGGCTGCCGGCGCTGATATCATCGATATCAATATGGGCTGCCCGGCCAAAAAGGTGTGTAAGCGCGCTGCCGGCTCAGCGCTGCTTCGCGAACCCCAGCTGGTGGCCACTATTTTGCAAGCCGTGGTCGCCGCCGTGGATGTGCCGGTCACCTTGAAAATACGCACCGGCTGGTCCCCCGAGCAGCGCAACGGCATCGATATCGCCCGTTTGGCAGAAGACAGCGGTATTCAATCGCTGGCTGTGCACGGTCGCACCCGGGCCTGCCGCTTCAATGGCCGCGCCGAGTACGACACTATTGCCGCCATCAAGCAGTCGGTATCGATTCCGGTCTGGGCCAACGGCGATATTACCTCGGCGGAACAGGCCGCTCGGGTACTGCATCACACCGGCGCCGACGGTGTGATGATCGGTCGCGGTGCGCAGGGGCGCCCGTGGTTGTTTAGGGAGATCAACCACTACCTGCAAACCGGCCAACATGCTCCAAAAGCCTCCATGGCTGAGCAAGGGGCAGTGCTACTTCGCCACCTCGGCGACATGCACCACTTTTACGGCGATCACCAGGGGCTGCGCATCGCGCGCAAGCACTGCAGCTGGTATTTGGATGAATTGGATAGCGACAAAGCCTTTCGACGCGAATTCAACCGCCTCGATAGCGCTGCCGCTCAACTCGATGCTGTTCACGGCTTTTTTGAACAGCACGCACGACTACGACAGGACAGAGCAGCATGA
- a CDS encoding DUF3426 domain-containing protein — MSSTDSVTCPECLTRFRVDAEQLALANGLLRCGVCSHVFNARDDGPGSDIDDEARQDAEDTQGDSADTQSFPDAPSPEPLDAQLTDKASPAQSQGEAHGDSSNIESPANEQTEVESPVHSTVQSTGNQPPKNKADILLEGLSTVNHDFEHHQHHRRARRWPWLLLNLVALLVLAGQVAYWQRDALLASPARDTVLIACQWLALPCEAQSSTATSPAGSTPSAKPSQVSTSRLLVRKHPERDQALIVDTILINRGEQTVAFPPLLLRFSDINGQEVASRIFTPSDYLHGELNALSDLAPQQPVHIALEIVDPGAAAVNYELEVLASN, encoded by the coding sequence ATGTCATCTACCGATAGCGTTACATGTCCCGAATGCCTGACTCGCTTTCGGGTCGATGCCGAGCAATTGGCGCTGGCCAATGGCCTGCTGCGCTGTGGTGTCTGTAGTCATGTGTTCAATGCTAGAGATGACGGCCCGGGCAGCGATATCGACGATGAGGCACGCCAGGATGCAGAGGATACCCAGGGTGATAGCGCCGATACCCAGTCATTCCCCGACGCGCCAAGCCCTGAGCCACTGGACGCACAGCTGACTGACAAGGCATCGCCGGCTCAATCCCAGGGCGAGGCCCATGGTGATTCGTCAAACATTGAGTCGCCCGCAAATGAACAAACCGAGGTCGAGTCACCCGTCCATTCAACTGTCCAGTCAACAGGCAACCAGCCACCCAAAAACAAAGCTGATATCCTGCTGGAAGGCCTGAGCACCGTTAACCACGATTTTGAACACCACCAACACCACCGCCGGGCCAGGCGCTGGCCCTGGTTGCTGCTTAACCTGGTGGCGCTGTTGGTACTGGCCGGACAGGTGGCCTATTGGCAACGCGACGCTTTGTTGGCCAGCCCTGCCCGGGACACCGTTTTGATCGCCTGCCAATGGCTGGCCCTGCCCTGTGAAGCTCAGTCGAGTACCGCGACATCGCCAGCCGGCTCCACGCCCAGCGCCAAACCCTCGCAGGTCAGCACCTCCAGATTACTGGTGCGCAAGCACCCGGAGCGGGATCAGGCCCTTATCGTTGATACCATTCTCATCAACCGTGGCGAGCAGACGGTAGCTTTCCCTCCGCTGTTACTGCGCTTTAGTGACATCAATGGCCAGGAGGTGGCCAGCCGTATTTTTACGCCCTCAGACTACCTCCACGGCGAACTCAACGCCCTCTCCGATCTCGCCCCCCAACAGCCCGTGCACATCGCGCTGGAAATCGTCGACCCCGGCGCCGCAGCGGTCAATTACGAGCTGGAGGTCCTGGCAAGCAATTAG
- the prmA gene encoding 50S ribosomal protein L11 methyltransferase, whose translation MSWMQLRFDAEPSSAPALEAALEGCGSVAVTMEDNADQPLYEPPPGETPIWQHTRVTGLFAADTDVDALLAQLRALLGDDLPPHRSEILEDRDWIREWMDSYHPLQCGERLWICPSWREPVDPQAVNLLLDPGLAFGTGTHPTTWLCLQWLDGQSLDGLTVIDYGCGSGILGIAALLLGASKVIAVDNDPQALRATRDNAQRNGIEDSRIDCLLPEHIPADLSGDVLVANILAGPLLSLAPQLASYLPAGAPLCLSGILHSQVDELSNCYRQWFDHIEVEQREDWVRINATRQR comes from the coding sequence ATGAGCTGGATGCAATTGCGCTTTGACGCCGAACCGAGCTCGGCTCCGGCACTGGAGGCGGCACTGGAAGGCTGCGGATCGGTAGCCGTAACCATGGAAGACAACGCCGACCAGCCCCTCTATGAGCCGCCCCCTGGCGAAACCCCAATCTGGCAACACACTCGGGTGACGGGGCTGTTCGCCGCCGATACCGATGTCGATGCCCTGCTGGCGCAATTGCGTGCCCTGCTGGGAGACGATCTACCACCACACCGCAGTGAAATTCTCGAGGACCGGGACTGGATTCGGGAATGGATGGACAGCTACCACCCGCTGCAGTGCGGTGAGCGGCTGTGGATCTGCCCAAGCTGGCGAGAGCCCGTTGATCCACAGGCCGTCAATTTGTTGCTGGACCCGGGACTGGCCTTTGGCACCGGCACCCACCCTACTACCTGGCTGTGCCTGCAATGGTTGGACGGCCAGTCGCTGGATGGCTTGACGGTCATCGACTACGGCTGTGGTTCTGGCATCCTGGGCATTGCCGCCCTGCTGCTGGGCGCCAGCAAGGTCATCGCGGTAGACAACGACCCCCAGGCCCTGCGAGCCACCCGTGACAACGCCCAGCGCAACGGCATCGAAGACAGCCGTATCGACTGTTTGCTGCCGGAGCACATTCCCGCTGACCTGAGCGGGGACGTACTGGTGGCCAATATTCTCGCCGGCCCACTGCTATCCTTAGCACCCCAGCTGGCCAGCTACTTGCCCGCAGGCGCGCCGCTGTGCCTGTCCGGGATACTGCACAGCCAGGTCGACGAACTCAGTAACTGCTATCGCCAGTGGTTTGATCATATTGAAGTCGAACAGCGGGAAGATTGGGTTAGAATCAACGCCACCCGACAGCGCTGA
- the accC gene encoding acetyl-CoA carboxylase biotin carboxylase subunit yields MLKKVVIANRGEIALRILRACKELGIKTVAVHSAADRDLMHVRLADEAVCIGPAPSPQSYLNIPAIISAAEVTDAVAIHPGYGFLAENADFAEQVEKSGFTFIGPTADIIRLMGDKVSAIKAMKEAGVPTVPGSDGPITDDAERTQEIARKIGYPVIIKAAAGGGGRGMRVVHSEAALLNAVYITQSEAKAAFGDDTVYIEKFLENPRHVEIQVLADGQGNAIHLGDRDCSLQRRHQKVLEEAPAPGIPDDIRNEVAMSCVNACKKINYRGAGTFEFLYENGQFFFIEMNTRIQVEHPVSEMVTKVDLIKEQLKVAAGEKLSLTQDDIVIEGHAFECRINAEDPKTFMPCPGKVSHYHAPGGLGVRVDSHLYSGYTVPPNYDSMIAKVITWGENREVALNRMRNALDELIVDGIRTNQELHRDLVRDSAFREGGISIHYLEKKLKL; encoded by the coding sequence ATGTTGAAAAAAGTCGTTATCGCCAACCGCGGCGAAATTGCATTGCGTATTTTGCGCGCCTGCAAAGAGTTGGGCATCAAAACCGTGGCGGTGCACTCCGCCGCTGACCGCGACCTGATGCATGTGCGTCTGGCTGACGAAGCGGTGTGTATTGGCCCAGCGCCATCGCCGCAAAGCTATTTGAATATCCCCGCCATTATCAGTGCGGCTGAGGTCACCGACGCCGTGGCCATTCACCCCGGTTACGGTTTCCTCGCGGAAAACGCCGATTTTGCCGAGCAGGTGGAAAAGAGCGGGTTTACCTTTATTGGCCCCACCGCCGATATTATTCGCTTGATGGGGGACAAGGTCTCCGCCATCAAAGCAATGAAGGAAGCCGGTGTCCCCACGGTACCGGGCTCGGATGGCCCGATCACCGATGACGCCGAACGTACCCAGGAAATCGCCCGCAAGATCGGCTACCCAGTAATCATCAAAGCCGCCGCCGGTGGCGGTGGTCGCGGTATGCGGGTAGTTCACAGTGAGGCAGCGCTGCTCAACGCCGTGTATATCACCCAGTCTGAAGCCAAGGCCGCCTTTGGTGACGATACGGTGTATATCGAGAAGTTCCTGGAAAACCCGCGCCACGTGGAAATCCAGGTATTGGCAGACGGCCAGGGCAACGCCATCCATCTCGGTGACCGGGACTGCTCACTGCAGCGCCGCCACCAAAAGGTGCTGGAAGAAGCCCCGGCTCCGGGCATTCCCGATGACATTCGCAACGAAGTTGCGATGTCCTGCGTCAACGCCTGTAAAAAGATTAATTATCGCGGCGCGGGCACCTTCGAGTTCCTCTATGAAAACGGCCAGTTCTTCTTTATTGAGATGAACACCCGGATTCAGGTGGAGCACCCGGTCAGCGAAATGGTGACCAAGGTCGATCTGATCAAAGAGCAATTGAAGGTCGCCGCTGGCGAGAAGTTGTCGCTGACCCAGGACGACATCGTGATTGAAGGTCACGCCTTCGAATGCCGGATCAATGCCGAGGACCCCAAAACCTTTATGCCCTGCCCTGGTAAGGTCAGCCACTATCACGCGCCGGGCGGTTTGGGCGTGCGGGTGGACTCCCACCTCTACAGCGGCTACACCGTTCCCCCCAACTACGACTCGATGATCGCCAAGGTCATCACCTGGGGCGAAAACCGCGAGGTTGCCCTCAATCGCATGCGCAACGCGCTGGACGAACTGATTGTGGACGGCATCCGCACCAACCAGGAACTGCACCGCGACCTGGTCCGGGACAGCGCCTTCCGCGAGGGCGGTATCAGCATCCACTACCTGGAGAAGAAGCTCAAACTCTAA
- the accB gene encoding acetyl-CoA carboxylase biotin carboxyl carrier protein: MDIRKVKKLIELLEESNIDELEIKEGEESVRISRNGGGVQVAAPQASMAMPAAAPAPAPAAAPAEAPAAKEPSINGHVIKSPMVGTFYRAPSPGSPAFVEVGQHVKAGDVVCIVEAMKMMNQIEADKSGTVEAILVEDGEPVEFDQAMITIV, encoded by the coding sequence ATGGACATTAGAAAAGTTAAGAAACTGATCGAGTTGCTGGAAGAATCCAACATCGACGAACTGGAAATCAAAGAGGGCGAAGAGTCTGTGCGCATCAGCCGCAACGGCGGCGGTGTACAGGTCGCCGCGCCCCAGGCCTCCATGGCAATGCCCGCTGCGGCGCCCGCACCCGCCCCGGCCGCTGCGCCCGCGGAAGCACCCGCGGCCAAGGAGCCGTCAATTAACGGCCACGTCATCAAGTCGCCCATGGTAGGCACCTTCTACCGCGCACCCTCCCCCGGCTCTCCGGCTTTTGTGGAAGTGGGCCAGCACGTTAAGGCCGGCGACGTGGTGTGCATTGTCGAAGCCATGAAAATGATGAACCAGATCGAGGCCGACAAGTCCGGTACTGTGGAAGCCATTCTGGTGGAAGACGGTGAGCCGGTGGAATTCGACCAAGCGATGATCACCATCGTGTGA
- the aroQ gene encoding type II 3-dehydroquinate dehydratase: MASILVLHGPNLNLLGSREPEVYGHTTLADIDSRLQTLASEAGHHLQSLQSNAEYELIERIHLARSEDINFIIFNPAAFTHTSVALRDALLGVAIPFIEVHLSNVHQREAFRHHSYFSDIAQGVICGLGAQGYELALEAAIAQLPD, encoded by the coding sequence ATGGCTTCAATTCTTGTTTTGCATGGCCCCAACCTCAACTTGCTGGGCAGCCGCGAACCCGAAGTCTATGGGCACACCACCCTGGCGGACATCGACAGCCGACTGCAAACCCTGGCCTCCGAGGCCGGGCACCATCTGCAAAGCCTGCAGAGCAATGCCGAATACGAGCTGATAGAGCGCATTCACCTAGCGCGATCCGAAGACATCAACTTCATTATTTTTAATCCCGCCGCCTTTACCCACACCAGCGTGGCACTGCGGGATGCCCTTTTGGGCGTGGCGATCCCCTTTATTGAAGTGCACCTGTCCAACGTGCATCAGCGGGAAGCCTTTCGTCACCACTCTTATTTTTCCGATATCGCCCAGGGCGTGATCTGCGGGCTGGGTGCCCAGGGTTACGAACTGGCCCTGGAGGCGGCGATTGCCCAGCTTCCAGATTAG
- a CDS encoding protein-disulfide reductase DsbD family protein, translating into MIRFFLLLSLLLFSISGMAQPGNAASDDIFTAPPSAQFSTFGGDEPDFLPVEQAYQVSVSPQNGGQPDALELFWTIAEGYYLYRERFDVTASQPATGEALAIDTSYRSGKVKDDPYFGKTEVYYNSTRIAVTGFPSDQGAVLHIRSQGCADAGLCYPPRDQYFQRDDSGQFIELSEAPSGGSAAAASSKPPLPTALVADDNAGSATKLWLVLLMAAAGGAILNLMPCVFPVLGLKVLSFANAHHGKPVNHGLSYSIGVVASFVAVAALLIGLQQAGRAVGWGFQLQSPWFVAGLACLFFVLSLNLLGLFEIGGRWMNLGGDLSQEPGLKGSFFTGVLATVVASPCTAPFMGTAVGFAASQPPLVSLLVFACLGAGMALPVLLLTLFPRWLKLLPKPGQWMVTLRQFLAFPLIATAIWLAWVVGRQTGASGMAGTLLAWLLISFALWLWPLRKLGKALALVSLIAAPLVLNATLSRDTTPVAGGFDRQQIDDLRRQGRNVFLDVTADWCITCAANESLVLNTDSIQQAFADANVAYVVADWTRYDPVITDLLADYQRNGIPLYVYYPSDVNAPPIILPQVLSKGLIHDLLASQSATAGR; encoded by the coding sequence ATGATCCGATTTTTCCTGTTACTCAGCCTGCTGCTGTTTTCCATTAGCGGCATGGCCCAACCCGGCAACGCGGCAAGCGACGATATTTTTACCGCGCCGCCCTCGGCACAATTCAGCACCTTTGGTGGCGACGAACCGGATTTTCTGCCAGTGGAGCAGGCCTATCAGGTATCGGTTTCGCCACAAAACGGCGGTCAGCCCGATGCCCTGGAGCTGTTCTGGACCATTGCCGAGGGCTACTACCTGTACCGGGAGCGCTTTGATGTCACTGCCAGTCAACCCGCCACTGGCGAGGCCCTGGCTATCGACACCAGCTACCGCAGCGGCAAGGTGAAAGACGACCCCTACTTTGGCAAGACCGAGGTCTACTACAACAGTACTCGGATTGCGGTGACCGGCTTTCCCTCCGATCAGGGCGCAGTGTTGCATATTCGCTCCCAGGGCTGCGCCGATGCGGGGCTGTGTTACCCGCCCCGAGACCAGTATTTTCAGCGCGACGACAGTGGTCAGTTTATCGAGTTAAGTGAAGCGCCCAGTGGTGGCTCCGCCGCCGCTGCTTCATCCAAGCCCCCTCTTCCGACGGCATTGGTCGCCGACGATAACGCGGGCTCGGCCACCAAACTGTGGCTGGTGCTGTTAATGGCTGCCGCCGGTGGCGCCATTCTCAATTTAATGCCCTGCGTGTTCCCGGTATTGGGCTTAAAAGTCCTCAGCTTTGCCAACGCCCACCACGGCAAGCCGGTCAATCACGGCCTGAGCTACAGCATTGGCGTGGTAGCCAGCTTTGTGGCTGTGGCGGCACTGCTAATTGGCCTTCAACAAGCGGGTCGCGCGGTGGGCTGGGGCTTTCAACTGCAGTCGCCATGGTTTGTCGCCGGCCTGGCCTGTTTGTTTTTTGTCTTATCTCTTAACCTGCTGGGGCTGTTTGAGATAGGCGGCCGGTGGATGAACCTGGGCGGCGACCTCAGCCAGGAACCCGGCCTGAAAGGCAGCTTCTTTACCGGGGTATTGGCGACGGTAGTGGCCAGTCCCTGCACTGCTCCCTTTATGGGTACGGCGGTGGGCTTTGCCGCCAGTCAGCCGCCGCTGGTCTCGCTGCTGGTATTTGCCTGCCTGGGGGCCGGTATGGCCTTGCCGGTACTGCTGCTGACGCTCTTTCCCCGGTGGTTAAAGCTGTTACCCAAGCCCGGTCAGTGGATGGTGACCCTGCGTCAGTTCCTGGCTTTTCCGCTGATCGCCACGGCGATCTGGCTGGCCTGGGTGGTGGGTCGACAAACCGGCGCCAGCGGTATGGCCGGCACGCTACTGGCCTGGCTGTTGATCAGCTTTGCTCTGTGGCTGTGGCCACTGCGCAAGCTGGGCAAAGCGCTGGCGCTGGTCAGCCTGATCGCGGCACCGCTGGTTCTCAACGCCACCCTGAGCCGGGATACCACCCCGGTCGCCGGCGGTTTTGACCGACAGCAAATCGACGATCTGCGGCGGCAGGGTCGCAATGTTTTCCTGGATGTTACCGCCGACTGGTGCATTACCTGCGCGGCCAACGAGTCCCTGGTTTTGAACACAGACAGCATTCAGCAAGCCTTTGCCGACGCCAACGTTGCCTATGTCGTGGCTGACTGGACCCGCTACGATCCCGTCATCACCGACTTGCTGGCCGATTATCAACGCAACGGCATTCCCCTCTATGTCTACTACCCCAGCGATGTGAACGCCCCACCCATCATCCTGCCCCAAGTGCTGAGCAAGGGACTGATCCACGATTTACTGGCCTCCCAATCCGCCACTGCAGGGCGCTGA
- a CDS encoding copper chaperone PCu(A)C, protein MSVVMVKMRCGLRWLAVAAGLVVAVVAAMAAQAEAASIEVEDAYVRGLPPTQRNTAAFFILKNTGDRDLEVLAAPAPDVAERVEIHAHRHRNGMMSMQQQASVTIPAGQSVAFAPGELHLMLIELNRPLRDGDTVSLALQTSGGETLTFSAPVISVLKEGKSASGTGRVNSNSNQSNSNKDNMGHAHH, encoded by the coding sequence ATGAGTGTTGTTATGGTGAAAATGCGGTGCGGTTTAAGATGGTTAGCAGTGGCCGCAGGCCTAGTGGTGGCAGTAGTAGCGGCAATGGCCGCGCAGGCTGAGGCTGCCTCTATTGAGGTGGAAGATGCCTATGTCCGCGGTCTGCCTCCCACTCAGCGCAACACGGCCGCTTTCTTTATACTGAAAAATACCGGTGACCGGGACCTTGAGGTGCTGGCTGCGCCAGCGCCCGATGTGGCAGAGAGGGTAGAAATTCATGCTCATCGCCACCGCAATGGCATGATGTCGATGCAGCAGCAGGCCAGCGTCACCATCCCGGCGGGGCAAAGTGTGGCTTTCGCACCGGGCGAGCTGCACCTAATGTTGATTGAACTCAACCGCCCGCTGCGAGATGGTGATACCGTATCACTGGCACTGCAAACCTCAGGGGGCGAAACTCTGACCTTTAGCGCGCCAGTGATTAGCGTGTTAAAAGAAGGCAAATCTGCTAGCGGCACAGGTCGCGTCAATAGTAATAGCAACCAAAGTAATAGCAACAAAGACAACATGGGCCACGCCCATCATTGA